One genomic window of Cydia splendana chromosome 16, ilCydSple1.2, whole genome shotgun sequence includes the following:
- the LOC134798011 gene encoding heat shock protein 67B1-like: protein MAFPPSPWPSRLFDQNFGMCITPHDFLFPFYTTYKNYYRPWKLNTQSFDKEFGSTINNEMESFKVTLDVQHFRPDELSVKVANKQIIVEGRHEERKDEHGFVSRHFTRRYALPSNCMPEDVISKLSSDGVLTVVANKSKEMSKNEQIVPITLCKSCPLKEEATKSVINTDQKDRPAESKNVDVNKKNTQIMLKEEHCCLLLKPELLREAASDNSEIVVEKKEKVEQDKLKACQFGKNTSEMLEQTFAKASAVALASDEKCDRTDKSALSKTEIVEQKIDKSRATTSASGGRASAAMSTSGEVLEHKFAKLSETSEEKFDLFDKTLSKLEESYEQQFEKSSAAMSEKAGHSRMTKSEMSELTSTSSKTSESIESSMSYKASMTSNMKDISEELSDFVCDILSSELDKTLEIKK from the coding sequence ATGGCCTTCCCGCCTTCGCCGTGGCCCTCCCGGTTATTCGACCAAAACTTCGGAATGTGCATCACTCCACATGACTTCTTATTCCCTTTCTACACCACCTACAAAAACTACTACAGACCATGGAAATTAAACACGCAAAGCTTCGATAAAGAATTCGGCTCAACAATAAACAACGAAATGGAATCATTCAAGGTAACATTGGATGTGCAGCATTTTCGGCCTGATGAATTAAGTGTTAAAGTGGCAAACAAGCAAATTATCGTCGAAGGAAGGCATGAGGAGAGGAAGGACGAACATGGTTTTGTTTCAAGGCATTTTACGAGACGTTATGCCTTACCAAGCAATTGTATGCCGGAAGACGTTATTTCAAAATTGTCGTCCGATGGTGTGCTTACAGTAGTAGCGAATAAGTCGAAAGAAATGTCTAAAAATGAACAAATTGTGCCGATAACGTTATGTAAATCATGTCCCTTGAAGGAAGAAGCAACTAAATCAGTTATTAACACAGACCAAAAAGACAGGCCTGCTGAATCGAAGAATGTAGATGTTAATAAAAAGAATACACAAATCATGTTAAAGGAGGAACAttgttgtctattattaaaacCTGAATTACTTCGGGAAGCTGCTTCAGATAACTCTGAAATAGTAGTTGAAAAGAAAGAAAAGGTCGAGCAGGACAAACTGAAAGCTTGCCAATTTGGAAAGAACACTTCTGAAATGTTGGAACAAACATTTGCTAAGGCAAGTGCGGTTGCATTAGCGTCAGATGAAAAGTGTGATAGAACTGATAAATCAGCATTGTCAAAAACAGAAATAGTGGAACAAAAAATCGACAAATCAAGAGCAACTACTTCAGCATCTGGTGGAAGGGCAAGTGCAGCCATGTCTACATCTGGTGAAGTATTGGAACATAAATTTGCAAAATTAAGTGAGACATCAGAAGAAAAATTTGATCTCTTTGATAAAACATTGTCAAAATTAGAGGAATCATATGAACAACAGTTTGAAAAATCAAGTGCTGCTATGTCTGAAAAAGCTGGTCATTCTAGAATGACTAAGTCTGAAATGTCAGAGCTCACTAGCACCTCTTCTAAAACCTCAGAAAGCATTGAAAGTTCAATGAGTTATAAGGCCTCTATGACATCTAACATGAAAGACATTAGTGAAGAATTAAGTGACTTTGTGTGTGACATCTTGTCCTCTGAACTGGATAAAACACTGGAAATTaagaaataa
- the LOC134798240 gene encoding cyclin-dependent-like kinase 5 — protein MQKYEKLEKIGEGTYGTVFKAKNKETHEIVALKRVRLDDDDEGVPSSALREICLLKELKHKNIVRLYDVLHSEKKLTLVFEHCDQDLKKYFDSLNGEIDLDVVKSFMYQLLRGLAFCHSHNVLHRDLKPQNLLINKNGELKLADFGLARAFGIPVKCYSAEVVTLWYRPPDVLFGAKLYTTSIDMWSAGCIFAELANSGRPLFPGSDVDDQLKRIFKLLGTPNEDTWPGVTQLPDYKPLPVYQPSLGLAQVVPRLPAKGRDLLARLLTCNPALRMPADDAMAHAYFHDLNPSVKNDRC, from the exons ATGCAGAAATATGAGAAATTAGAAAAAATTGGCGAGGGAACATACGGCACGGTATTCAAAGCGAAAAACAAAGAAACTCATGAAATAGTCGCCCTGAAACGAGTAAGGTTAGACGACGATGATGAAGGAGTACCATCATCCGCACTGCGGGAAATATGCCTTTTGAAAGAGCTAAAGCACAAAAATATAGTTCGACTCTACGATGTGCTGCATAGTGAGAAAAAGTTGACACTAGTCTTTGAACATTGTGATCAGGATTTAAAGAAATATTTCGATAGTTTGAACGGAGAGATCGATCTTGATGTAGTGAAATCGTTTATGTACCAGCTGTTGCGAGGATTGGCCTTCTGTCACAGCCACAATGTGCTTCACAGAGACCTGAAGCCTCAGAACTTGTTAATTAATAAGAATGGAGAATTGAAATTGGCAGACTTTGGTTTAGCCAGAGCATTTGGTATTCCAGTGAAGTGTTACTCTGCGGAGGTAGTTACACTCTGGTACAGGCCTCCTGATGTGCTGTTTGGAGCTAAATTGTACACAACTAGTATTGACATGTGGTCAGCGGGATGCATATTTGCAGAGCTGGCTAATTCTGGCAGGCCCCTGTTTCCTGGTTCAGATGTTGATGATCAACTTAAGAGGATCTTTAAATTACTTG GTACCCCTAATGAAGACACTTGGCCAGGAGTGACTCAGCTCCCTGACTACAAGCCCCTACCAGTTTATCAGCCAAGCCTAGGCTTAGCCCAAGTAGTCCCCCGACTGCCAGCTAAGGGTCGGGACCTTCTAGCCCGTCTGCTCACCTGTAACCCGGCACTCAGGATGCCTGCTGATGATGCCATGGCCCATGCTTACTTCCACGACTTGAATCCATCAGTAAAGAATGACAGATGTTAA
- the LOC134798241 gene encoding peptidyl-prolyl cis-trans isomerase FKBP8 — MSEEDNALVNQSESSSFEDLATAHEIEEAKLAEAAAAETEKPVESKTDEWQDVLGSGALLKKILKPGDESEGLRPHRSDICRISYELKIRGGSGDIFEKRDHVKIYLGDNEILQGLDLALTLMYKGEECLLQIAPRFAYGDVGLKPGENKGLVGESTPVNYEGPVIGPETWLEARLELHDWSEEPEHETLPIAERMEIGTRRRARGNWWYGRGEAQLAVQLYRRALDVLDEAEGGITEPTPTGDLPPTSDELRTLLEERLRVHNNMAAAQLKAGVYEAALQAVTRVLSCQPQNAKALYRKSRILSAMGRNSEALDAARAAAVAAPDDAGARKELQRCEQRATRDRSVERRLAKRMLGTQAPVGTPDKKPSKAKMLMWGLLSLLVGVASVLVYRYKMQGH, encoded by the exons ATGAGCGAAGAAGATAATGCCTTGGTGAACCAGTCGGAGAGCAGTTCCTTTGAGGATCTGGCAACTGCTCATGAGATAGAGGAGGCGAAACTGGCCGAGGCCGCGGCAGCGGAGACCGAGAAACCCGTAGAGAGCAAAACTGACGAGTGGCAGGATGTGCTCGGATCAGGTGCCCTACTTAAAAAG ATTTTAAAGCCTGGAGATGAATCAGAAGGCCTAAGACCACACAGAAGTGATATATGTCGGATAAGCTATGAGCTCAAGATCCGAGGTGGCAGTGGAGACATTTTTGAGAAGAGGGATCATGTTAAAATTTATCTGGGAGATAATGAG ATCCTACAAGGATTGGACTTAGCACTCACACTTATGTACAAAGGGGAAGAATGCCTTCTTCAAATAGCACCTCGTTTTGCATACGGAGATGTAGGGCTGAAGCCTGGTGAGAACAAAGGTTTGGTTGGGGAGAGCACTCCAGTAAATTATGAGGGCCCTGTGATTGGTCCGGAAACGTGGTTGGAGGCTCGATTGGAACTGCATGATTGGAGTGAAGAACCTGAACATGAAACATTGCCCATTGCTGAGAGAATGGAAATTGG AAcccgccgccgcgcccgcgGCAACTGGTGGTACGGGCGGGGCGAGGCGCAGCTGGCCGTGCAGCTGTACCGGCGCGCGCTGGACGTGCTGGACGAGGCGGAGGGCGGCATCACCGAGCCCACACCCACCGGCGACCTCCCGCCCACCTCCGACGAGCTGCGCACGCTGCTGGAGGAGCGCCTGCGCGtgcacaacaacatggccgccgCGCAGCTCAAGGCCGGGGTGTACGAGGCGGCGCTGCAG GCAGTGACCCGCGTGCTATCCTGCCAACCCCAAAACGCGAAAGCCCTATACCGCAAATCGCGCATCCTATCCGCCATGGGCCGCAACTCCGAAGCCCTCGATGCCGCCCGAGcggcagcggtcgcggcacctGACGACGCCGGAGCGAGGAAGGAACTCCAGCGCTGTGAACAGAGGGCCACCAGGGACCGCTCGGTGGAGCGCCGGCTGGCTAAGAGGATGTTAGGCACGCAAGCACCTGTAGGGACGCCGGATAAGAAACCATCGAAAGCTAAG ATGCTGATGTGGGGCCTGCTGAGCTTGCTGGTGGGCGTGGCTAGCGTGCTGGTGTACCGGTACAAGATGCAGGGACATTGA